A genome region from Hevea brasiliensis isolate MT/VB/25A 57/8 chromosome 7, ASM3005281v1, whole genome shotgun sequence includes the following:
- the LOC110652201 gene encoding CASP-like protein 1C1, translating into MAKIKRICTFLLRLIAFGTTLAAAIVMATSHETTSLFAVSFEAKYTYTPAFKYFVIANAIASVYGFLVLFLPSDSLLWRLVVAMDAVLAMLLTSSISAALAIAQVGKKGNSHAGWLPICGQVSKYCNQVTGALAAGFVGIITYAILLLYAVHTVLNPLLVQKT; encoded by the exons ATGGCCAAAATCAAGCGAATCTGTACTTTTCTGCTCAGGCTCATTGCCTTTGGAACTACACTAGCAGCAGCAATTGTTATGGCTACTAGCCATGAGACCACTTCTTTATTTGCTGTGTCATTTGAAGCTAAGTACACTTACACCCCTGCCTTCAA GTACTTCGTGATTGCAAATGCAATTGCCAGCGTCTATGGgtttttggtcctctttcttccTTCAGATAGCCTTCTCTGGCGATTAGTCGTTGCCATGGATGCG GTATTGGCAATGTTGTTGACTTCAAGCATTTCAGCGGCCTTGGCGATTGCTCAAGTGGGGAAGAAAGGGAATTCTCATGCAGGTTGGTTACCAATCTGTGGGCAAGTTTCCAAGTACTGTAACCAAGTGACGGGAGCATTAGCTGCTGGATTCGTTGGAATCATAACCTATGCAATTCTCCTTCTCTATGCTGTTCACACTGTCCTTAATCCTCTTCTTGTTCAAAAAACCTAG